The Hordeum vulgare subsp. vulgare chromosome 4H, MorexV3_pseudomolecules_assembly, whole genome shotgun sequence genomic interval GGTATCATAGAGCATATTTTTCCAACTTACCTTATTTTAACTATGAAATATGCTCCAGTATCTCGAGTATAAAATCTTACCATTGAGTGTACTCAATGTAAAAGGTGAGACATGACCTAAAAGTGGCAAACAGAGTTGTCGAAAAGCTCTGAAGACACTAAACTAAAGGCGAGAACCGAACAAAGTCCAGAAGGAGAAAGCGATCTTTTCACATAAACTAATAAGGTGAACTTGATACCATTGCACGAAAAGAGCATGATATAACATGCTTACCAGATCAAGCACTCCGCCCTTCTGATTTGCTAGTCTTCCAAAATCTAATGCTTTCTGGCTAGTGATCAACTCAACCAACAGGACTCCTAACCCAAACACATATGTCTTCTCCGATGACTGGCCAGTTGACAAATACTCTGGAGCTATGTGTCCCACGGTGCCACGCACTGCCGTGGTAACATGGGTCTCCTGGTGATCCAAAAGTTTCGCCAATCCGAAATCTCCGACTATTGCTTCAAAATATTCATCAAGAAGCACATTGGAGGCTTTTACATCACGATGGATTATTTTTGGATCACACTGTTTGTGCAAATAAAGCAGCCCTCGTGCTGTACACAATGCTATCATCTTTCTCCtcgaccaatctagagctcgctTGCCATTTATATGCTCTAGACAAAAAAATCCAGGAAAGCTTAGGTGGATTGAAGGAGGTCACAGTTTGCTTGCAAACCGAATAATATACTTGGAAAGCTGTCATAAGATGCCTTTTTATTAATTCATTTCATCAGTAGTAAACCTAGAAATGTGATGTTGATAGCTCAGTTCATATTTCAAAATTTGGTGTATTGTGAAATGTCAATGGACACTTAAGTAAATACagggagtcaaggagcatgagtATTATTAAAATTAATAGATCGGCACAAGAAGTGTACTTCCAATAGAAGCAAtcaccatagtcaagctttctttCATGGCATGACAGAAGGATGAAGCTACCCAGGATGATATGTGGCAAGGGTAGGTCTGTAGGTCCTTATGAGCCTAATTAATACTTCCATGATTGTAGTATAACTTTCACTAAAAGAAGACAAGGCAACTATATGACATGCTATAAGTGAACATGTTGAGGATCTCTTATCCTGAACGCTAACAAGTGTCAGTTTATTTTTTAAGCTGAGCATTTGGTGGCAGTCTGAGCTAACTGGAGCAATGCGCCAATATGGATCCATGTTAGATCGTAAATCTGAAAATGAGCGTAATGCATGGCAAGGGGAAGCAAAAATTAAACCGGCCACTAATGAATCTGCCCAAGAAATGCTAATTACTTAAAAGTGTCATAAGGGCATGGCGAAAAATACTGACCACGCAACTGAGAAGCAACACTTCCATTTGGCATATAAGGATAAACAAGTAATCTCTCACACTCCGTAGTGCAAAATCCAATGAGCCGTAGGAGATTCCGATGAACAGCTAAGCTTATGACTTCAACTTCAGTTTGAAATTGAACTTCCCCACCGACAGCGTTGTAGTCTTTCAGCCTTTTAACAGCAACAACTGAACCATCACGTAAGAAACCCTTGTATACTATTCCATATCCACCTTCAATTGGTGATTCTCAAAGCAACATGAATGGAGAGGTAGCTTTCGCATGTTTTATGCTATATGTTGACAATATTAAGTACTCCAAAACTGAAACTAAACTAATTCAGAATTTAATATGATGGAGTACAATTTAATATCTTCAGAATTTATAAGATCACACATCTATTATGTTCCTTTGATTGTTATAAAGTGATACACAACAAGTAACCAAAACTGGAATTTCTTCATTTATGTTGTCGACGCTCGACTCAAAAGAGAGCATATTATTAATAGACTTGATGTATGTTCTCGTGGATTTATAAAATGAAATTAAACTCTGCACGACACATTTATGCTCACAACATGAGTTGTGCCTCCCCATCTTCTCAATATCATGcagcatgtcacatgatttatgtAAAAGATCCCCATTTTGACATAATggttcattgcaactcggttaaGATTAGTTCTGCTAGATGTATGACAGTTTGTCACTCTGTCTATTGACTACGAATAGATGTTCTACCAATTCAAGAAAAAACCATTTCAAAAAAGTGCAGATACACAGTCAATTGGAGTTTGGATCTGCCGATGCCAAATGCACTCATTTGTGAGACCAGGTCATCAAATACACATGTTGTAGATAGTGATGATTAGTCTATGTACAAGAACCATGATTTCATGACTAACCCCAATATAATAAATATGCTCCATAAGTCGAGGATTAGCCATCAGAAATGCTGAGTAGACAACCCGACGAGCTGTGGGGATTATTTGTCCGCCACCATGGTGAAGTGGTTCTCGAGCGATATTTGCATTTAGGATCTTGAACTTCACATTCCTAATTGGTTCATCACACAAGGGGCCTTCTATGGCACCCCACTGAAACCTGAGGTTAGGGcagtaaatattttttttaagGAACTCACGAATATTCCGGAGGATATTTGAATTAACAGAAGAGAGTGCCCTACCCTTGAACAATTGAATCTTTGACTTCATTTAGCAAGTTCTTATCCACCTCAACCGAAAGAGAGTCATCCAGTAGAATGTTAGGACCCTGTATGTGAAAGTAAGATATGTTCAATCTACAAACTGGAAATACAATATGGATGAAACGAAATGATGGTCTGGTGGAAAGTTTGTGGCACGTGACCAACTCCAACTTGCTGTCATAGAAAAATTAAAACTGCATAATTTTGGATACATAGGGTGCTCATGGATAATTGCTTCAGAAAAGAATCTTCACTAACTATCTTGCAAAATATTGGATACGGTTGCTGGATTATATTCTAACAGCTCAAAACCCATCCCTTGTGAATGAGATAGTTATTACCGTTCCATGGATCCGAGAGAGCATCGGTCACCTACGCGTGAGCATCATCCAACACCCCAATGACCAAGCATAAACTAAACGCAAATCCCTTGCAGAAGAAGCCAGGTGGTACAAAAAAATCAGTCTCCTCTTTGTCGTGCACATAATCCATCATACAAACAACCTCTTTGCCCTAATGTGACATGCACCCAAATTGAGCCATTCAAATTAACAGAAGTGGGCAACGGACATATATTTAGAATTATTCTACCAAAAGTAAGAATCATATACGGCATAATAGCTAACCATGTGGAAGAAACATCAAATAAACCTTTCTTAGTATAGTTGAGAGATACATACTAAACAATCAACAATTATGTACTGCATACCAATTTTGCTTGTAACAAAAGTCACACCACTGTTCTATAAACCACCAATAGAGTAGACACGCAATGAAATTCTACAGCTTTACATAACATGATCGAAGGCAAAACACTGGAGGAATATTGTTTTTAGTTTTTACCTGAGCGGCAATAGCTTTGCCATGGTTGTCTTGTCGAAGCCACCATTGCCGAGGAAAGTCACCAACTTCAGTAGTGTAACGGCCTatgtccgtgcgttgccacgggataTATAACAAACTTAGAAAAAGATATATTTGTCGAATCATCACTATAAGTTACATCAGGTATGTCTCATGCAGCTTATGAGTGTGTTCAAACAAAAAAATATCTTATGCAAACCCAACCTTTTTGCTCTTGGGAACTCCTGGCGTAGTCTACAAAAAATCATCCAAAGAATGGTGTATGCATATTTTAATCTTCTTTACcatctcaaaaggttaaaacaacAATAATGAGATGTGCATTATGTTGAAACATAACAAGAACCAATGCAAATAGAAATATGTAGAAACACGACCAACTTCTTATTTTTTGCACAAGCTGCATTAACTTCAATTATTTTATGAAGGTTTATAGGCTCAACAAACATGTAGATTACTACACGGGTGAAATTTGTGATGTTTTTCTACtagatttaaaaaaaaaaattgGAAGCAAGACGATAGGTGCCCGAGGGCCAAAGTGAATTTTCAGACTTACACTTACTAATTTAACAAAATAGTAAAGTGCACCGATATGACAGAGTTATATACATGTTCTCTTGACTCGACAACACCAATATCGTCTTGCTCTCCATCGCAATCTAGTTGTCATGCTACCTTCAGCTCCATTCCTTATTGGTGTACTCCATCCAACTCGTTCCTCCATTAGTCATGTTGTGCCTCTTGACTCTACCTTCCTTCGGCTTTCTCCGTGCACCTAATCCTCTTTATTTCCTCTACACTTCTCAATGTGTTTTGAAACCTGCAACACCTTCCCTCAATTTGACCGGTGGTCTGGTTCGTCTGTTTCGTCCTTCAATAATTCTAGCATCCTTTCCCTTTGTTTTATCAACATCAAGGAAAATAGAATGTGCAACCACTTTGTGTAGGAGCGACGAAGCATTGTGCATCTCAATGGCTCCAACAACACTAGCAACCATGCTAGTTTGAGTAGAGGAACCAACATTGAAGCCAGAGACAAGTAATGGATCAGTTGCTATACGCTTTAGTTCTGATCCCAACATACTTAAGAAGCATAAGTTAGATCTATAACACAGGAAACTATGTCAGGCATAAGTTGACATAGTGATCATAAAGTCAAATCTGCTCACACGACATTAAATCAAATGAATAAGAATTAACCCTTCCTATGTCCAATGTACCAAGTTTGTACTACAAATCTTGCACAATATGCTTGATTAGTTTTGCAATCAGCAAGTTGAGTTTAGCCTATTAGGCCTTGTATAATGCAAGACGCTTAGGGAAGGTGCTTAAAAAAAGCAGTGTTTCTTTAAGCACTGGTGCATATTTGCAGAGGGTAGACACTTAATTAGGCGTCTCTTCTATAGAAATAGGCTCTGATGCTTAGGAAAATCCTGGTTTATTTTTTTAAACACCTCCCTAAGCACCTTGCATTGTAGAAGGCATTCTACTATGTCCTTTTTTATCAAATAGTAATATATTTCCACACTTCCAGAACAAAAAAATGCAGATAATCATAATCTAAAGCACAACTACAAACTCAACCTCTAAGTATGCTTGGTATAGTTACTGAGAAATAATGCATAACAATCTGGGGAGATGCAAAACTCCCTCAAGGTGTAGAGCACTGCAGAACATCGCATTTTGTAACATATTAGTGCTTTCAAGTTTATAGTAACAATACAATTTCCATGCCTACTACCTCAAGATCTTGCGTGTAACATAGGCTCATTATGGCGTCTCTAATTACATAGTCAGACCAATTCTTATAAAGATTTCTCAAACTCTAGGAGAACTTCTTAATAAACATGTTAATACAATAGGTCTTCATATCTAACCAGCTCATTCTAATGTGCATTTAAAACCACAAAGCTAAGTGATACATCTACATGGTCATGCACTCATCCAGACATGCATCTAAACAATTTTGTGGACCCATGTTTGCTACTGAACttgttaaaaaaatcaaaaatcggAGCCACAAACATGAAACCTTCAGTACAATCTACATTTTTGGCAAAAACTTGATAATTGAAAATAGTCCTTGGTTCCTGCAAAAAGAACAATCAACTACAATACATGATTTGAATATTTCATGAAATATATGTCACATTTGCAGCTCCAAATGTTTCTTATCCTTTGGGCTTTTGGATCTCTGATAATCTGAGAACCCTCCAACTCTCTAAATTTTATTACACTTTTTCTTTGCTCCACTGGGCCCAATATTTCTCATTCTTTCTACTGCACCAAAGAAGTTTTAGGTGCAGTGAACATTTAAACCAGTAACTTTAGGACTCATTAGTGTCATGAACTCTTACTGTTATGCCAATATGGGTTGCAGTAGAGGATCCTGGGCGGGTCCTCGCCATACAGGCATATAATGTCTTAAGCCTCCTCCCGCTTCTCTATAAATCTGGCTGCACCATCATTTCTCCGCATCTTCCTAACCTACTGCTAGTAGCTGGCTATGCCATCAACATCGCTTTTGGAACACCACTTAATTATTAAGTACACCTTGAGTAATGCATTAATAAAGGAAGATTATTACCTTAATGTGTAAATAAATCTGATTTGTCTCCTTGGCATCCTCATATGAGTTGGCTCCTCGCACAATGATGACACCATGACGTCACTAACTATATCATGTTAATGCAGTTGAGCTGGCAAATAAAATTCTAATTAGACCTCATGAGCAACCTTCCAATTATATCAATTAGCATGGTGTATAATTTACAACATTCTTCCTTGATTTTGATAGAATGAATCAAAGATGGACAAGCTACTTAGCAAGAAAATTCTCAAGGGTGGAATGAAAATTCATCACCTTATTTCCCAGTTTAGCTACCAGATAACTTCACCTTACACTCTAAAGAATAGAATGGTTAGCAAGTCAATTTTTGTTCAGTAAAGGTGGTTGTGCAATGTGGAATTACTCCACTTGATATATTTCACCGTGTTAGAACTGAAGACCTAGATGCCTAATCATTTTTTCTTTACACATTTGCATGAAAGTTAACTTCAAATTTCTGTAGCTTCGGCATGGTTTCTTAGGGGGGTAATTTGGTGGgatggagagggaggggaggtgcCATGGGAGAGGACAACCATGGGGTGCGCCGGTGCGGGAGTGCATGATACAGAGATAAGGTGGGGTGAAAGTGTAAGATAGATTACCTGGGTCGTCGTCTGACGCTGCCACCAATGGACGCTCGTGTAGGTCTCCCTCCCGCATCGTGCTCCCCATGGTCGGCGGCGGGTCGTAGAAGGATGGCACAGGGTCCGCTCCCCCGTGGTACCACCGTCGTTGCAGCAGCGCCGCCGTCGCGACTGCGGGgttggcggtggcggcggtggagcggaggAGGTGGCCGGGGACGGCGTTGCGCGCAAGCATCCGGGTCGATGTCGATGTTGCAGCAGCGCTGCCGTCGCGACTGCGGGGTTGGtgatggcggcggcggagcggagGAGGTGGCCGGGGACGGCGCTGCGCGCAAGCATCCTGGTCGCCGTCGACATCGCCACCGACTGCGGGGTTGGGGGAGACCACGGAGGCGGGGGACGGCGATATGACGCCGCGGTCaacgcgcgagagaggaggggatcGTGAGAGCGTGGGTGGAGACAGGTGCGTTTGTGGGTCGTGTTTTTTGCCTTTGACGGGTTGGGTGGACGTGGGTGGGTCTGAGCGACGGGGGATGGATCGCCAGGCAGTGCGTGAGTTAGTATCTTTCAGTGGGGTTTTTTTTTGAACCGTTATATTTGGCTGTGCTAGCGACGGTTTTTGACTGGTTTATGAAGGGATTGAAAAAAAATCGGTGGAAGGATGAAAAGGGGGACGAGCGAacgagaggtcgaaccatcgctctggtcgaaccatcacgacgacagatccccctttaatagtagggaTATGGGGCCCATATGTCagattcatcttcatcttctcttcttcttcctatatgTCTCTTCTCTTCTCTCCCCAATGCCAGGGCACGACGATCGTGGCGGCCGATGTAGGAGAGGCAGGACATGGTTGCAGAAGGCGCAGGCGAGGCAGGGCACGACGACGATCGGCACAGGGGAGGCAGGGCGCGGCGGCCAGCCAGTCGAggcaggccatggcggcggcggtcgGCCAGGCGAGGCAGGGCACGAGCCAGCCAGGCAAGGCAGGGCGCAGCAGTGGCCGCAGGCGAGGCAGGCCATGACGGCGGCCGACGCAGGAGAGGCTAGGCGCAGTGGCCAACCAAGCGGGACGGGTCATGGCGGCGGCCGACGTAGGGAGGCAAGGCACGACGGCCGGTGCAGGCGAGGCAGAGCGCTAGGGATGGAGCTCCTACGTGTGCGCCTCCTCATAGGGACCCGATTGCTTTTTCATGAAACTTCTAGGGACCTGATTGCTTTttcagacactgacatgtgggcctcgCATGTTAGTTAACGGTCAAACACAAGGTCAATTGGACTGACCGTTTAGGTGCGGGCCTGACATGTCATAAACATGTTTAACTTTTTAACAACGGACATTTGGGGTTGTTTGAAACAACGAACCCCCGATTTGGTAGTTATGAGAGAAAAAATTCCGATAGCTTTTTGAAACCCTAGCCCGTAAAGTATTAGTTTTGTGCTATTTACTCTTGCGCATCTGGTCATTGCGCGCGTAACTCAGCCTAACCGTGTTTCTGGTTTGTAGGGACCACACAGAGTGACTACTAGATTGTGACAGATATTGGCCGTGGTTGAACACGGCTAAGAGCAACACCCCTTATAATGTCATGACCCACAAAATAACCGTGAGTTTACGGTTCCGTGTTGAAAAAGTGATCTGAATAGACCCTGTATCGAACATGAAATTGTAAAAAAGATTGCGGGGCGCGATAAAAATTCGCCCTTAGCCTTTATTCATGGGCTAGGAGGACGACCCGAGCTTGACCCCTATCGACAACGATTTTTGGCGAGAGGGACATTCCCGAGCGGCGGTTCCCGCTTCCCCATCCCTCAGCCTCCATttatcttcatcccccgctccaaAACATCATCTGCGGTATCCCGTCGCCGCCATGGAAGTCTCCGAGCCGTCGCCCGTCACTGTCATAGTCAACCACGCGCCAACCCCTCCACCAGATCTCATCGCCGGCCATGTCGCGCCCATCGTTGTTGAATCATCGACCGCGCCACCCAACAAGCGGTAGGGCAACATCTTCGTCTAGGGCAATGTTTCTGCAACCCCCGCCAGGAAGATACCCGCGCCCGTTGGCGGCGCTGCCACTTCGAATTCGAGGAGGCAGGCGTCAGCCCGGAAAGGCAAGGTGGCGGGTGTGAAAATTCTCTTTTATAGTTCCGTGATGCGGGGTCTGTTCTGTCGCGATGCGTGCCAGCCAGTAAAACGATATTTTCGTGAACTATAAACGCATTATAAAGGTCTGCATTATAAGGGGTCTACtagaatttctccaagaacaacttttTTAGGGCAGCTAGGAGCAACCTTTTCTTTAAGGCAACTAAGAGAAACTCTAGCAATACATCTTTTTTTATAATGACGCAACATTGAGGGAAAAAAGGAATAACAATAAAAACCTCTTGATGATACTGATGTTTGGCGGCAAGGATCAGAGTTGAAGTGTCATATCAAGGGCTATTTCTCATATATTATTTACCTCTAAGGTGTTGTAGCCGAATATGGATGTTTTAGCTCTTGTTAGGAGAAGAGTGTCGCATGAGATGAATAATGCCCTctatcggtgtcaaaaccggcagatctcgtgtAGGGGGTCCCGAGTTGTGGATCTTAGATCAATGGGGAACATGAAAACACAGGGACAATGTCGtgtttgattatattgatgagtgtATGACGATTAGAGAGTCGATCTACCACGAGATTAgatgaactaaaccctagatggGTAGGATAATTATTATGTGTCCTACGAACTAAAAACCTCTGGTCTTAGGATTACATATGGTCGGTTATCATGAGGGAATAAACATGCCTATTCTACCATATTGACTTGGAGCACAAACTAAGGCTTTCCTTCGTGAACATAGTGTCATTTTATAGTTCGGCCCTTTAGTAGTAGTCACAGAGCAGCCCACGTGTCACAGACTCCctaagtagcccccgaactagcctccaatgtCGGGGTCTTGATCCCGATCAGATTCACGCTCCCAAGGTCTCCGGCTTGCGGGGGGAGTTCTTCTCTCCCTCTATGTTCGGCTTAATACCACTTCAGCCACCGATGATTTCTCGATTTATAAGCAGTATGTGTTACTTAGCCTCGAAGGCCAACCAATCGAGTGTGAACAGTGCCTTCGTCTGACAACTTTTAGCAGAAGGTCGCGACCATTCACGACCATTGACCAGTTATGAAAACTCGATCTGTGGTTCGAGGTAGTTCCTTCATTGGCACGTCCCATCAATACGAAGGTCGTGCCCCGTTTTTAAGGGATACGGTTCATGATTTGGGCTATCCCACGGGCGCATAACAACACGATTATAGACTTGGCTTCCCGCTCCACCCCTTTGTAAGGGGTTTGATGTTTTTTATACGTGTTAGATTTCCATGATCTCGCCCCAAACTCCTTCTTGTATATTTCGGCCTTTGTCATATCTGTGAGGCATTTTTTGCAGGTTCAGCCACGCTTTGGCTTGTGGCTAAAAGTCTTCATTGTTAAGCCAAAAGTAGTCGGCAGCCAGTAAGCGTACTATGGGGGGGGCGGTGATCAGCAGGCTCCTCGAGTAGAATGGTGGGACGGTACCTTCATGGACACCGTCAAAATCTGGCAAAAAGAGTGGTTTTACATCACTCAACCACACGGTGCAGACTCGAAAGCACCCTCTGAATTCAGATCCGATCCTCTCACAAGGCTGgtgtcgtggacgaggaaggggcTTGATTGGGGGTCAACCGCGTAGTTGGAGTCACTCAGAGgtgcatctccaagttgataaagAAGGGGCTCGAAGTGACCAATGTGGTTCAGGCCATGCTTTACAGCCACCTCCTACCTAGCCAATATCCGGCCACTCCAATGTAGTCCTACAAGCCCAAACACCCAGCCACCGTGCTCCATCTTTACCgcaccacccacaacaagttatggaaggtgttgttcaagcCACAAAAGGTCTAGTCAGGCGAGGAGGAAGACACCGGCCTTGACGCTGCACGCCCTCCTTGAGAGGTAGAATAAATTTTTAATCTTGTGTTCGGGTACTACCTTTTCACAAGACACTCAAGCCTTTCTTTCTCGCATTTGCACAACTATCTAGAGAAATCCAAACAGATTAATGACCCAACACCACTGCCCGAGGGCCCCACGACGGCCTTGCTAACGAAAATGTTGGTCGAGGTGTAGTAAACGGTGCtagagaaaaatgagaagaaggacgagaaaaaagaggcccgagGAGGCCTCCACCAAAGAGGACCCCCGGACACTAAGTCCGGGgacacctgatacgtctcaaacgtatctataattttttatggtttcatgttgttatcttgtcaactttggatgttttatgtaccttttatatcttttttgggactaacttattaattcagtgccaagtgcgagttcctattttttctgtgtttttgactcttttcagatctgattttggaacggagtccaaatgaaataaaatccccaaaatatttttttccagaacgaaatAAGATCGGGGGACTTCAGGGCCAAGGCAAGAGAGCCACAGGGgcgcacaagccatgtagccgccaccagggggcggcggctaccaggcttgtggcctccctggcgctcccctgccctagctctttcgcctatatattccctaaaatccagaaaaaaatcagggcatccacgaaaacacttttccgccgccgcaagcttccgtttccgcgagatctcatgtggagacccttcccggtgccctgccggaggggactttggagttggagggcttctacatcaacatcattgcctccccCATGActagtgagtagtccacttcagacctacgggtccgtagttagtatctagatggcttcttctctctcttggatcttcaatacaaagttctccatgatcttcatggagatctatccgatgtaatcctctttggcggtgtgtttgtcgagatccgatgaattgtggatttgtgatcagattatctatgatttatatttgagtctttgctgatttcttatatgcatgatttgatatccttgtaagtctctccgagtcttgggttttttttggccaactagatctatgattcttgcaatgggagaaatgcttggttttgggttcataccgtgtggtgacctttcccagtgacagaaggggcagcaaggcacgcatcgtgttgttccatcaagggtaacaagatgggcttttattgtagatatgagattgtccatctacatcatgtcatcttgcttaaggcgttactctgttcttatgaacttaatacactagatgcatgctggatagcggtcgacgtgtggagtaatagtagtagatgcagaaagtatcggtctacttgttttggacgtgatgcctatagatataatcatttccatagatgacgtcacgactttgcgcggttctatcaattgctcgacagtaattcgttcacccaccgtctacttgctttcatgagagaagccactagtgaacactacggtccccgggtctattcacaactatcgtctccccttttgcttttactttgctttgtttcctttttgctttcagttctcactttgcaaacaatctataagggattgacaaccccttcatagcattgggtgcaagctctctgtgtttgtgcaggtacttgtgactcgacgagcgcctcccactggatcaataccttggttctcaaaaccgagggagatacttaccgccgctgtgctacatcacccttcctcttcaaggtaacaccaacgcaaggctccaaggccacggggaaatcctttgcttatttgccaaggaagtccctataggcgtagcccgtgacagaaggattcctggcgccgttgccagggaaggtctgttgtcgcagtagcagaaggatttctggcgccgttgccggggaggaggatcg includes:
- the LOC123450385 gene encoding protein NSP-INTERACTING KINASE 3-like produces the protein MLARNAVPGHLLRSTAATANPAVATAALLQRRWYHGGADPVPSFYDPPPTMGSTMREGDLHERPLVAASDDDPGGYGIVYKGFLRDGSVVAVKRLKDYNAVGGEVQFQTEVEVISLAVHRNLLRLIGFCTTECERLLVYPYMPNGSVASQLREHINGKRALDWSRRKMIALCTARGLLYLHKQCDPKIIHRDVKASNVLLDEYFEAIVGDFGLAKLLDHQETHVTTAVRGTVGHIAPEYLSTGQSSEKTYVFGLGVLLVELITSQKALDFGRLANQKGGVLDLVKKLHQEKQLNMMVDKDLGNNYDGVELEEMVQVALLCTQYYPSHRPRMSEVIRMLEGDGLTDKWEASQNVDTPKSVSSELLPLKFTDFAGANESSVGLEAMELTGPR